Proteins found in one Streptomyces sp. NBC_00461 genomic segment:
- a CDS encoding AMP-binding protein: MTMAHGHRTLGSVLKEFAHLQPNAPFLAYERGPGLVETTTWGQMAARALSSAELLSSHGVRAGDKVGVHLTNCPEFYDVWFGAALLGAAIVPTNPLLTADELRYVVDHAGCEVVVTQADLADTTRAAGARTIIDVEHAWHVSDTFADWDSVDLRRTDGGTLAAIMYTSGTTSRPKGVMVTHAAYLNAGDVVAGHLRLRRYDRNLIVLPLFHGNAQYYSTMSAFVSGASVALTPRFSASRWSEQALATGATVASLFAAPIRMLLAQSVSNADHMHQLRVVIFAQNVSAAQVTEFQKRFGVDLLQLYGMTETVFPPLMNPLLGTRNSQAMGRPVAGARIRLVDDQGNDVPLGTPGQLLVGANPGFDVMTGYLANPEATASTLVDGWLHTGDVAATDSDGFVIFVDRAKDMIKRAGENVACSEVEAVIGQHPAVFESAAVGVPDEMRDEALVAFVVLCKGAEATPDEILDFCRERLAKFKVPDSVKLVRELPRTPVGKIQKHRLKGSLPA, encoded by the coding sequence ATGACAATGGCTCACGGTCACCGGACACTCGGCTCGGTGCTCAAGGAATTCGCCCACCTGCAGCCCAACGCGCCCTTCCTCGCTTACGAGCGAGGTCCCGGGCTGGTCGAGACCACCACGTGGGGGCAGATGGCCGCGCGGGCGCTTTCCTCCGCCGAGCTGCTGTCCTCGCACGGCGTGCGGGCCGGCGACAAGGTAGGCGTCCACCTGACGAATTGTCCCGAATTCTACGACGTGTGGTTCGGCGCCGCGCTCCTTGGCGCAGCCATCGTGCCCACCAATCCACTGCTCACCGCCGACGAACTGCGCTACGTGGTCGACCACGCGGGATGCGAAGTCGTCGTGACCCAGGCCGACTTGGCCGACACAACCCGCGCCGCCGGCGCCCGGACGATCATCGACGTCGAGCACGCGTGGCACGTCAGCGACACCTTCGCCGACTGGGACTCAGTCGACCTCCGTCGCACCGACGGCGGCACGCTCGCGGCCATCATGTACACCTCCGGCACTACCAGCCGCCCAAAGGGTGTCATGGTGACCCACGCGGCGTACCTGAACGCCGGAGACGTCGTCGCCGGTCACTTGCGGCTGCGTCGTTACGACCGCAACCTCATCGTCCTGCCCCTCTTCCACGGCAACGCGCAGTACTACTCGACCATGTCGGCCTTCGTCTCCGGAGCCTCTGTGGCGCTCACCCCCCGGTTCAGTGCCAGCCGATGGTCGGAGCAGGCGCTGGCCACCGGAGCGACGGTCGCCAGCCTTTTCGCCGCTCCGATCCGGATGCTGCTCGCTCAGTCGGTCTCCAATGCCGACCACATGCACCAGCTGCGCGTCGTGATCTTCGCGCAGAACGTCTCCGCGGCCCAGGTCACGGAGTTCCAGAAGCGGTTCGGGGTCGATCTGCTTCAGCTCTACGGCATGACCGAGACGGTCTTCCCGCCCTTGATGAACCCGCTGCTCGGCACGCGGAACTCCCAGGCGATGGGCAGGCCAGTCGCCGGCGCACGCATTCGTCTCGTGGACGACCAGGGCAACGACGTCCCGCTCGGCACTCCCGGGCAGTTGCTCGTCGGCGCCAATCCCGGATTCGACGTGATGACCGGCTACCTCGCCAACCCGGAGGCCACCGCGTCGACGCTCGTCGACGGATGGCTGCACACCGGAGACGTGGCCGCCACGGACTCCGACGGGTTCGTCATCTTCGTGGACCGGGCGAAGGACATGATCAAGCGGGCCGGCGAGAACGTCGCCTGCAGCGAGGTCGAGGCGGTGATCGGTCAGCACCCCGCCGTCTTCGAGTCCGCCGCTGTCGGCGTTCCCGACGAGATGCGCGACGAGGCGCTGGTCGCGTTCGTCGTGCTCTGCAAGGGCGCAGAGGCGACCCCGGACGAGATCCTCGACTTCTGCCGCGAGCGGCTCGCGAAGTTCAAGGTCCCCGACAGCGTCAAACTGGTCCGCGAACTGCCGCGCACGCCCGTCGGCAAGATCCAGAAGCACCGGCTGAAGGGGAGCCTGCCGGCCTGA
- a CDS encoding PucR family transcriptional regulator produces the protein MQVGEIPHFDSGSRAEVQALCSRVRDDLDAVVSKAVRRIRHELPEYLVVAENEHWEAVHEQLRRRLEAVRYDRPPETADLESAARLARARARQHVQISSLIDAYHIGDSEVWNALVRASDEASAPELPRLASRMMDSLHVLSSALTAAHSEVTQSLQGHRITLIHRLVERLTNGVVDDEVRAIAETLRMPATASWQVLVWAPPRSNAEVSFELQRSITGLGAQIICAARGAHLVVLADESSSTAVRAYAESHREGRWGIGMLRQGLDGAAASLEDARLALDAATAPRRVSDFSDNWVLACVAAHRDRLVPLVADLVAVAREHPHLADAVIAHWENSLSLAATAKALNMHANTLTYRLGRWRDLTGLDPRSAPTLLQSWIAAQEARRP, from the coding sequence ATGCAGGTTGGTGAGATTCCCCATTTTGACTCCGGTTCCCGGGCGGAGGTGCAGGCGCTGTGCTCCCGAGTGCGGGACGACCTGGACGCGGTGGTCTCCAAGGCGGTTAGACGGATCCGACACGAGCTGCCCGAATACCTTGTTGTCGCGGAAAACGAGCACTGGGAGGCTGTTCACGAGCAGCTCCGCCGTCGCCTCGAGGCGGTGCGGTACGACCGACCACCTGAAACTGCGGACCTTGAGTCCGCCGCACGGCTAGCGAGGGCTCGCGCGCGGCAGCACGTACAGATCTCAAGCCTGATCGACGCCTATCACATCGGTGACAGCGAGGTCTGGAATGCTCTCGTGCGCGCTTCCGACGAAGCGAGCGCCCCCGAGCTGCCACGGCTCGCCAGCCGGATGATGGATTCGCTGCACGTGCTCTCGTCAGCACTCACAGCGGCCCACTCCGAGGTGACGCAGAGCCTCCAAGGGCACAGAATCACCCTGATCCACCGCCTCGTCGAGAGGCTCACCAATGGTGTGGTCGACGACGAAGTCCGCGCCATCGCGGAGACGCTGCGCATGCCGGCCACCGCGAGCTGGCAGGTGCTCGTGTGGGCGCCGCCACGATCTAACGCCGAGGTGTCCTTCGAGCTGCAACGCAGCATCACCGGACTCGGTGCCCAGATCATCTGTGCCGCGCGAGGAGCTCACCTCGTCGTACTCGCCGACGAATCATCGTCGACCGCTGTTCGCGCCTACGCGGAAAGTCATCGGGAGGGCCGGTGGGGCATCGGGATGCTCCGCCAGGGACTGGACGGCGCCGCCGCGAGTCTTGAAGACGCACGGCTGGCGTTGGACGCTGCCACCGCGCCGCGGCGGGTCAGTGACTTCTCGGACAACTGGGTTCTCGCGTGTGTCGCGGCGCACCGCGACCGCCTCGTGCCCCTCGTGGCCGACCTCGTCGCGGTCGCTCGCGAGCACCCCCACCTCGCCGATGCCGTCATCGCTCACTGGGAGAACTCGCTCTCGTTGGCGGCCACGGCGAAGGCGCTCAACATGCACGCGAACACGCTCACTTACCGCTTGGGCCGGTGGCGGGACCTGACGGGACTCGACCCCCGATCGGCACCGACACTTCTCCAGTCGTGGATCGCTGCTCAGGAGGCCCGCCGACCATAA
- a CDS encoding winged helix-turn-helix domain-containing protein, with product MVADTELGAAATSSALAAIGWKCVCTTDLDRASWLVLVRNFGLLFVAGTSDPWAIGTVSLLRPLSRAPMVALSSPGTQSEPTLLNAGADLVLEQGYSGDLLRAGTDALLRRAIPNQAELRFLESPGLRVDLLARRVTVDGQQVSLTPTEFDLLRVLMGQPFVAIRHHEILKEVWDWKHTDDRNALRLQINRLRKKLEASGERRYIRAARGIGYSFDQPVTELAAHQKKGTGVEDSNYVATWEDRLSTLIQSLFATHSRLEACRALVDLAADDSLCDGAAVFARRPGSNLLDLVAQAGMPEEWQTSVAAGVPLDGGYLSADTFNTRAIRRVVDITKFKRRYPATVKLTRLAETEVPSILSIPLADAHGTWGQVGFVRRSDSPFTPLQCIVLEAAGAVLSGLFPRHLGEPDGTLAAI from the coding sequence GTGGTCGCGGACACAGAGCTCGGCGCCGCGGCCACATCCAGCGCCTTGGCTGCCATCGGCTGGAAGTGCGTGTGCACCACCGACCTGGACCGGGCATCGTGGCTGGTCTTGGTGCGCAACTTCGGACTCCTCTTCGTCGCCGGCACCTCGGATCCGTGGGCGATCGGCACCGTGTCGCTTCTGAGGCCGCTCTCCCGGGCTCCCATGGTCGCGCTGTCGTCGCCTGGCACGCAGTCCGAGCCCACTTTGCTCAACGCCGGAGCAGACCTGGTGTTGGAGCAGGGCTACTCCGGCGATCTGTTGCGAGCCGGCACCGACGCGCTCCTGCGCCGAGCCATCCCGAACCAGGCCGAGCTGCGGTTCCTGGAGAGCCCGGGCCTCCGGGTCGACCTGCTGGCTCGCAGAGTCACGGTTGACGGCCAGCAGGTCAGCCTTACCCCCACCGAGTTCGACCTGCTTCGCGTGCTGATGGGCCAGCCCTTCGTCGCGATCCGGCACCACGAGATCCTCAAGGAGGTCTGGGACTGGAAGCACACAGACGACCGCAACGCCCTGCGCCTGCAGATCAACCGACTGCGCAAGAAGCTGGAGGCCTCCGGTGAGCGTCGCTACATCCGCGCGGCGCGCGGCATCGGGTACAGCTTCGACCAGCCCGTCACGGAACTGGCCGCCCATCAGAAGAAGGGCACCGGTGTGGAGGACAGCAACTACGTGGCGACCTGGGAAGATCGTCTGAGCACGCTCATCCAGTCGCTCTTCGCCACCCACAGCCGGCTTGAGGCATGCCGGGCCCTCGTTGACCTCGCGGCCGACGACAGCCTGTGTGACGGTGCGGCCGTGTTCGCCCGGCGCCCGGGCTCGAACTTGCTGGATCTGGTCGCGCAGGCCGGGATGCCGGAGGAGTGGCAGACCTCGGTAGCGGCAGGCGTGCCGCTAGACGGCGGATACCTCTCGGCCGACACCTTCAACACCCGGGCGATCCGGCGAGTCGTCGACATCACAAAGTTCAAGCGCCGTTATCCGGCGACGGTAAAGCTGACGCGCTTGGCCGAAACCGAAGTACCCTCGATCCTCTCGATTCCCCTGGCCGATGCCCATGGCACCTGGGGCCAGGTCGGCTTCGTCAGACGCTCCGACAGCCCCTTCACGCCTTTGCAGTGCATAGTGCTGGAGGCAGCCGGAGCCGTTCTCAGCGGCCTGTTTCCACGCCACCTGGGCGAGCCGGACGGCACGCTCGCCGCCATCTGA
- a CDS encoding VOC family protein: MPDTSLQHPGQPDMLSHQAYVTHDVEATVEFYEKIMGMPLVDSVIGDKVPSTGDDFPYFHIFFRQGDGSTIAFFEAPGLPKANPKGHPAYDIFDHLALQVDSKERVEAWKEWLNANGISTVGPIDHGIVYSVYFRDPVNDLRLEITTPLDPKWNDNAAVAQRELKAWIEVKHKAAERNEDVAEAVMKFIQVYRNESHGNTPA; the protein is encoded by the coding sequence ATGCCCGACACTAGCCTTCAACACCCGGGCCAGCCCGACATGCTCAGCCACCAGGCGTACGTGACCCACGACGTCGAGGCGACGGTGGAGTTCTACGAGAAGATCATGGGAATGCCGTTGGTCGACAGCGTGATCGGCGACAAGGTGCCCAGCACCGGCGATGACTTCCCCTACTTCCACATCTTCTTCCGCCAAGGCGACGGCTCGACGATCGCCTTCTTCGAGGCGCCGGGCTTGCCCAAGGCCAACCCCAAGGGCCACCCCGCGTACGACATCTTCGACCATCTGGCGCTGCAGGTCGACAGCAAGGAGCGCGTCGAAGCCTGGAAGGAGTGGCTGAACGCCAACGGCATCTCCACGGTCGGACCGATCGACCACGGGATCGTCTACAGCGTCTACTTCCGTGACCCGGTCAACGACCTGCGCCTGGAGATCACCACGCCCCTCGACCCCAAGTGGAACGACAACGCTGCCGTGGCCCAGCGGGAGCTGAAGGCCTGGATCGAGGTCAAGCACAAGGCGGCGGAGCGGAACGAGGACGTCGCCGAGGCGGTGATGAAGTTCATTCAGGTCTACCGGAACGAATCGCACGGCAACACCCCGGCCTGA
- a CDS encoding enoyl-CoA hydratase/isomerase family protein, translating to MSALASSESDSGYAHVAYHVEDGVAHVRLNRPDKLNVLGFGPDGSRAEILAALQRADADASVGAILVSAEGRAFCAGGDLTGAPPTDRPYDVTEMVAEVDRFHAGIRAVRRPIVAAVHGLCLGAGLGLLAQFDLVVAAEDARFGLVEGRIGHPGATELVPLIGPAWAKFLILTGELIDASVAERIGLVLAVVAPDALSVRAGDLAARIAATPREAAILNKAAVNATADAMGRTDGRAAGRTRDVVTVSNARYAEAPDGRRFADILATEGVTGLKAARDSQFTGSWLPTPTSMKEDQ from the coding sequence GTGAGTGCCCTGGCCAGCTCTGAGAGCGACTCCGGCTACGCCCATGTCGCGTATCACGTCGAGGACGGGGTCGCGCACGTCCGCCTCAACCGGCCCGACAAGCTCAACGTCCTGGGCTTCGGCCCGGACGGCAGCCGGGCCGAGATCCTTGCCGCCCTGCAGCGTGCCGACGCCGACGCGTCCGTCGGGGCGATCCTCGTGAGCGCGGAGGGCCGGGCGTTCTGTGCCGGCGGTGACCTGACCGGGGCGCCGCCGACCGACAGACCGTACGACGTCACGGAGATGGTTGCGGAGGTCGACCGGTTCCACGCCGGCATCCGAGCCGTCCGCAGGCCGATCGTCGCGGCCGTGCACGGCCTGTGCCTGGGGGCGGGCCTGGGCTTGCTTGCCCAGTTCGACCTCGTCGTCGCGGCCGAGGACGCCCGCTTCGGTCTCGTGGAGGGCCGTATCGGCCACCCGGGCGCCACTGAGCTGGTGCCGCTGATCGGGCCGGCGTGGGCGAAGTTCCTGATCCTCACCGGAGAGCTGATCGACGCCTCCGTGGCCGAACGGATCGGGCTCGTCCTGGCCGTGGTCGCACCCGACGCGCTGTCGGTCCGGGCGGGTGACCTCGCCGCACGGATCGCGGCGACGCCCCGGGAAGCGGCGATCCTCAACAAGGCCGCGGTCAACGCCACCGCGGATGCCATGGGGCGTACCGACGGCCGCGCGGCCGGGCGTACCCGCGACGTGGTGACCGTCTCGAACGCCCGCTACGCCGAAGCTCCTGATGGCCGGCGCTTCGCCGACATTCTGGCCACGGAGGGCGTGACCGGACTCAAGGCGGCCCGCGACTCCCAGTTCACCGGGAGCTGGCTGCCGACTCCGACGAGCATGAAGGAAGACCAGTGA
- a CDS encoding MDR family oxidoreductase: MNEPFTALVVDETDGKRVCDFRRLSLADLPDYDTLIEVEYSSLNFKDGLNVSGAQKIARRTPLIAGADLAGTIVETTNAQWRVGAKVVVNGWGMSETESGGYTRYQRVKSEWLVEIPEPFSTLDAMAIGTAGYTSALCVDALDAWGALAGGDVLVTGAAGGVGSVAVALLTAVGVPVAASTGRPSAHEFLTELGAGTIVDRNKLLEPGRPLQKECWSGVVDTVGGVTLVNALSQTVYGGAAAACGLAGGSDLVGATVLPHILRGVALLGVDSVMAPQAKRKAAWSRLARDLKPDVLASLSRVEPMSALPSLAPQILQGQVQGRVVIDVTA, encoded by the coding sequence ATGAACGAACCCTTCACCGCACTGGTCGTCGACGAGACCGACGGGAAGCGGGTGTGCGACTTCCGCCGGCTCAGCCTCGCCGACCTGCCCGACTACGACACCCTGATCGAGGTCGAGTACTCCTCGCTCAACTTCAAGGACGGCCTCAACGTCTCCGGCGCCCAGAAGATTGCGCGGCGCACGCCCCTGATCGCCGGCGCCGACCTGGCCGGCACCATCGTGGAGACCACAAATGCCCAGTGGAGGGTCGGCGCCAAGGTCGTCGTCAACGGCTGGGGCATGTCGGAGACCGAGTCCGGTGGCTACACCCGCTATCAGCGGGTCAAGAGCGAGTGGCTCGTCGAGATCCCCGAGCCGTTCAGCACCCTTGATGCGATGGCGATCGGCACAGCCGGCTACACCTCAGCCCTGTGCGTCGACGCACTGGATGCCTGGGGCGCACTGGCCGGTGGCGATGTGCTCGTCACCGGCGCGGCCGGAGGCGTAGGGTCGGTCGCGGTCGCACTCCTTACCGCGGTCGGAGTGCCCGTGGCGGCCTCGACCGGGCGCCCCTCCGCGCACGAGTTCCTCACGGAGCTGGGAGCCGGGACGATCGTGGACCGCAACAAGCTCCTCGAGCCCGGGCGCCCGCTGCAGAAGGAGTGCTGGTCCGGGGTAGTCGACACCGTCGGCGGTGTCACCCTCGTCAACGCGCTGTCGCAGACCGTTTACGGCGGCGCCGCTGCCGCCTGCGGGCTGGCCGGTGGCAGTGACCTAGTCGGCGCGACCGTGCTGCCCCACATCTTGCGCGGGGTTGCGCTGCTCGGCGTCGACTCCGTGATGGCCCCCCAGGCGAAGCGTAAGGCTGCTTGGAGCCGTTTGGCGCGCGACCTCAAGCCCGATGTGCTCGCATCGTTGTCCCGGGTTGAGCCGATGTCGGCGCTTCCGTCACTGGCGCCGCAGATCCTGCAGGGCCAGGTCCAGGGTCGCGTCGTCATCGACGTCACGGCTTGA
- a CDS encoding enoyl-CoA hydratase/isomerase family protein translates to MVDDSSLSDVEVSESERIINVTFCRDAKLNAITPAMFDALDAAVIQLEQRADLRVLVIRGRGRYFTAGIDILTVGATVDPGGDASRSGYDFRRRYRADARHDLFDRLEMVEKPVILAANGPCMGIGVEMAVSCDFRLASEAASFRLPEVAKLAMIPGSGGISRLTRLLGTHWAKWLVMTDALVDASAATDIGLVHAVYPSETFDRDVDEFARKLAALPAEALGLAKLAIDAASEVDRRTARDIDRLAQTMLIQSESLRP, encoded by the coding sequence GTGGTGGATGACAGCTCATTGTCGGACGTCGAGGTTTCGGAGTCCGAAAGAATCATTAATGTGACGTTCTGTCGTGACGCCAAGCTGAACGCCATCACGCCGGCGATGTTCGATGCGCTCGACGCTGCCGTCATTCAGCTCGAACAGCGCGCAGACCTCAGAGTCCTGGTCATCCGCGGCCGCGGCCGGTACTTCACCGCCGGTATCGACATCTTGACGGTCGGCGCGACGGTGGATCCAGGCGGCGACGCCTCGCGGAGCGGATACGACTTTCGGCGCAGGTACCGGGCAGACGCTCGGCACGACCTGTTCGACCGGCTGGAGATGGTCGAGAAGCCGGTGATCCTGGCTGCCAACGGGCCCTGCATGGGCATCGGCGTCGAAATGGCGGTGTCGTGTGACTTCCGGCTGGCGTCGGAGGCAGCCAGTTTCCGTCTGCCGGAAGTAGCAAAGCTGGCGATGATTCCAGGCTCCGGCGGGATAAGCCGGCTGACGCGGTTGCTCGGAACCCACTGGGCCAAGTGGCTGGTCATGACGGACGCCTTGGTGGATGCCTCCGCTGCGACGGACATCGGACTGGTGCATGCCGTGTACCCGTCCGAGACCTTCGACCGCGATGTTGACGAGTTCGCACGCAAGCTGGCTGCGTTGCCGGCCGAGGCGCTCGGTCTGGCCAAGCTTGCGATCGACGCGGCGTCCGAGGTGGATCGGCGAACGGCCCGGGACATCGATCGTCTCGCGCAGACGATGCTGATCCAGTCCGAGTCCTTGCGGCCGTGA
- a CDS encoding FAD-dependent monooxygenase, with protein sequence MSKRIDTAVIIVGGGPVGLTLAYDLGLRGVPCVLVEADAGTGLELLAKAGTFNERTVEYFRKMGVADDIINAGFPLDYPRDTLYVTSLNGFVLGRDPLPSAKDRIPFPETREIPARCPQYVFDPLMAGKVLELGMTQVLYGAVWRSMSEDAEGVTSVVEGPDGEHLTVRSKYIVGCDGAGSTVRRAAGIAFEGNDLDYSVSAMIEFEALEDLHPHGRAERFMFVGEDGKTWANITSVDGRKLWRMTLVGFTERQQPDSNDYDAAMRRALGTDEGDWILHRVMPWRRSHYTAERFAQGRLFLAGDAAHTTSPTGGHGLNTGLGDVSDLAWMLQALIEGWGGRSLIDAYNAERRPVAIRNGNFSSRNYGAWVEEAKWDRLFEDSPEGEKQRRALGDQMNARLQPEWHSFGVAMGYRYDESPIVVGDGTPPTPDDASVYVQTARPGHRAPFVRFADGTATIDLLDRDAFTLLVLGDEPASADIGRAEAAAAGLGVPLTVVRVSEPAVAAAYDRPWVLVRPDGMVTWRGDELPDPRDLLLTVTGHA encoded by the coding sequence ATGAGCAAGCGCATCGACACCGCCGTGATAATCGTCGGCGGGGGGCCCGTCGGCCTCACCCTCGCCTACGACCTCGGGCTCCGGGGCGTCCCGTGCGTCCTCGTCGAGGCCGACGCCGGGACCGGACTCGAGCTACTCGCCAAGGCAGGGACCTTCAACGAGCGGACCGTCGAGTACTTCCGGAAGATGGGCGTCGCCGACGACATCATCAACGCCGGGTTCCCGCTCGACTACCCTCGGGACACGCTCTACGTCACCTCGCTCAACGGCTTCGTGCTCGGCCGCGACCCGCTGCCCTCGGCGAAGGATCGCATACCGTTTCCCGAGACGAGGGAGATCCCCGCGCGCTGCCCGCAGTACGTTTTCGACCCGCTGATGGCCGGCAAGGTCCTCGAACTCGGCATGACGCAGGTCCTCTACGGCGCTGTCTGGCGCTCGATGTCCGAGGACGCCGAGGGCGTCACGTCGGTCGTCGAGGGCCCCGACGGCGAGCACCTAACGGTCCGCTCGAAGTACATCGTCGGATGCGACGGCGCCGGCAGCACCGTCCGCCGCGCAGCGGGCATCGCCTTCGAGGGCAACGATCTCGACTACTCGGTGAGCGCGATGATCGAGTTCGAGGCGCTCGAGGACCTGCACCCTCACGGCCGGGCCGAGCGCTTCATGTTTGTCGGCGAGGACGGGAAGACCTGGGCCAACATCACATCGGTCGACGGCCGGAAGCTATGGCGGATGACGCTCGTCGGCTTCACCGAGCGCCAGCAGCCCGACAGCAACGACTACGACGCAGCCATGCGCCGTGCCCTTGGCACCGACGAGGGCGACTGGATTCTGCACCGCGTGATGCCGTGGCGCCGCAGCCACTACACGGCCGAGCGCTTCGCGCAAGGACGGCTGTTCCTTGCCGGTGACGCCGCCCATACCACTTCGCCCACCGGCGGACACGGCCTCAATACCGGTCTCGGCGACGTCAGCGACCTGGCGTGGATGCTCCAGGCGCTCATCGAGGGCTGGGGTGGCAGATCGCTGATCGACGCCTACAACGCCGAGCGTCGGCCGGTGGCGATCCGCAACGGCAACTTCTCCAGTCGCAACTACGGCGCGTGGGTCGAGGAAGCCAAGTGGGACCGGCTCTTCGAGGACTCGCCCGAGGGGGAGAAGCAGCGCCGGGCGCTGGGGGACCAGATGAACGCCCGCCTGCAGCCCGAGTGGCACTCCTTCGGGGTGGCGATGGGCTATCGGTACGACGAGTCGCCGATCGTCGTCGGTGACGGGACGCCTCCGACTCCGGACGATGCCAGCGTCTACGTGCAGACCGCTCGCCCGGGGCACCGTGCCCCGTTCGTGCGGTTCGCCGATGGCACCGCCACCATCGACCTGCTCGACCGTGACGCCTTCACGTTGCTCGTTCTCGGCGACGAGCCCGCGTCGGCCGACATCGGTCGCGCGGAGGCAGCCGCAGCGGGTCTCGGCGTTCCGCTCACGGTCGTCCGAGTCAGTGAGCCGGCCGTCGCCGCAGCCTACGATCGACCGTGGGTGCTGGTGCGCCCCGACGGCATGGTGACCTGGCGCGGCGACGAGTTGCCCGACCCCCGCGACCTGCTGCTGACGGTCACCGGCCATGCCTGA
- a CDS encoding IS3 family transposase: protein MPGTRLAHSGNGRSSRRPRVASKGAYGVPRVHAELRRLGRTVNRKRVERVVRERGIVGVTRRRRRSLTRPDKQARPDLIGRDFTAARPGTLLGGDITYLPTQEGWLDLATREVIGYAIADHHRAESRAAPATSSATDPSAPSSNPLVVPQHTSLIRSVATTG, encoded by the coding sequence ATGCCGGGAACGAGGTTGGCCCACTCCGGGAACGGCCGCTCCTCGCGGCGCCCCCGCGTGGCCTCGAAGGGTGCCTACGGTGTTCCGCGCGTGCACGCCGAGCTGCGGCGACTGGGCCGGACGGTCAACCGCAAGCGGGTGGAGCGGGTCGTGCGCGAACGCGGCATCGTCGGCGTCACGCGTAGAAGACGCCGTTCGCTGACCCGTCCCGACAAGCAGGCACGGCCGGATCTGATCGGCCGTGACTTCACCGCCGCCCGGCCCGGCACCCTCCTGGGCGGGGACATCACGTACCTGCCCACCCAGGAGGGCTGGCTGGACCTGGCCACCCGCGAGGTCATCGGCTACGCGATAGCCGACCACCACCGCGCCGAGTCGAGGGCCGCCCCGGCGACTTCATCGGCGACCGACCCGTCAGCTCCGTCATCCAACCCGCTGGTCGTCCCACAACACACCTCTCTAATCAGGAGTGTTGCTACGACTGGTTGA
- a CDS encoding CaiB/BaiF CoA transferase family protein has protein sequence MESALAGIRVVDMSATVMGPMASQLLGDHGADVIKVESPAGDTTRSIPPMQNPEMGCTFLQLNRNKRSVVLDLKIERHMEAMRDLLAGADVFMYSVRPQAMARLGLGPEDLAELNPKLISVSLVGFGEGGPYAGRPAYEDLIQGLTAVPSLLARTGSPEPGYVPTSFNDRGTGLYAAHAIVTALFHRERSGEAQHIEVPMFESMAQFVLGDHMGGMAFEPPMGPPGYPRTLTAERRPYQTADGYVCAIIYTDNHWRSFGELVGRPDLLDDPYFADFGVRTTHADHTYAFVREQLAARTTAEWLGVFEKADIPATPLHTLESIFDDPHLNAVGFFQTTEHPTEGPLRTVRGPVGWSKTPPGLRRHAPQLGEHTVDVLVELGYGKDDAAKIKREGGR, from the coding sequence GTGGAGTCTGCACTGGCAGGTATCCGCGTCGTCGACATGAGCGCCACGGTGATGGGGCCGATGGCGAGCCAGCTACTCGGCGACCACGGTGCTGACGTCATCAAGGTCGAGTCACCGGCTGGTGACACGACACGGAGTATTCCGCCGATGCAGAACCCCGAGATGGGCTGCACATTCCTGCAGCTCAACCGGAACAAGCGCAGTGTCGTGCTCGACCTCAAGATCGAGCGGCACATGGAGGCGATGCGCGACCTCCTCGCCGGCGCCGACGTGTTCATGTATTCGGTGCGCCCGCAGGCGATGGCCCGGCTCGGCCTGGGGCCCGAGGACCTCGCCGAGCTCAACCCCAAACTCATCTCGGTCAGTCTCGTCGGTTTCGGCGAGGGCGGCCCCTATGCCGGCCGACCAGCGTACGAGGACCTCATCCAGGGCCTCACCGCCGTGCCCTCCCTGCTGGCCCGCACGGGCTCGCCGGAGCCCGGCTATGTGCCCACTTCGTTCAACGACCGCGGTACGGGTCTGTACGCTGCGCACGCCATCGTGACCGCCCTGTTCCACCGCGAGCGGAGCGGGGAGGCCCAGCACATCGAAGTGCCGATGTTCGAGTCGATGGCCCAGTTCGTGCTCGGCGACCACATGGGCGGCATGGCCTTCGAGCCGCCCATGGGTCCGCCCGGATACCCGCGCACACTCACCGCCGAACGGCGCCCCTACCAGACGGCTGACGGCTACGTATGCGCGATCATCTACACCGACAACCACTGGCGGTCCTTCGGAGAGCTCGTCGGGCGGCCGGACCTTCTAGATGACCCGTACTTCGCCGACTTCGGCGTTCGCACCACCCACGCCGATCACACGTACGCCTTCGTGCGCGAGCAGCTGGCCGCGAGGACCACCGCTGAGTGGCTGGGGGTGTTCGAGAAGGCCGATATCCCGGCCACGCCGCTGCACACCCTGGAATCGATTTTCGACGACCCGCACCTGAACGCGGTCGGCTTCTTCCAGACGACGGAGCACCCCACGGAGGGCCCGCTGCGCACGGTGCGCGGTCCGGTCGGCTGGTCCAAGACGCCTCCGGGCCTCCGCCGGCACGCGCCGCAGCTGGGCGAGCACACCGTGGACGTCCTCGTCGAGCTGGGCTATGGCAAGGACGACGCCGCGAAGATCAAGAGGGAAGGCGGGCGGTGA